The stretch of DNA TAAAACATTAATTTTACTTATAGCATAATATAAAAATTATGGAATTTTTAAAAGATTTATGGCTCTTTATGAAGGAGCGAAAAAAATTCTGGTTGGCTCCTATAATTATAGTGCTTTTATTTCTTGGAATACTAATAATATTTGGTGGCAGTAGTGCTGTTGCTCCATTTGTTTATTCTCTATTTTAAAAAAGGAAATATGAAAAAGTACACACCAGAACCTTTTAGAACTATACTTATTATAACGATAGGCTTCCTAA from Flavivirga spongiicola encodes:
- a CDS encoding DUF5989 family protein, which translates into the protein MEFLKDLWLFMKERKKFWLAPIIIVLLFLGILIIFGGSSAVAPFVYSLF